A single Sporosarcina sp. FSL W8-0480 DNA region contains:
- the ftsH gene encoding ATP-dependent zinc metalloprotease FtsH, giving the protein MNRILRYFLLYGLIFLAIMGIFSSLNNPNPKTKEIPTNEFYEALEKGDIESISVQPVAGVLTVEGVMKGYEEGEKFTTNILANDTTITEELRTIDAVGKKNNPKFNVQKAPETSAWVAFFTGLVPFIIIIILFFFLLNQAQGGGGGRVMNFGKSKAKLHSDDRKKVRFTDVAGADEEKQELEEVVDFLKDSRKFAELGARIPKGILLVGPPGTGKTLLARAVAGEAGVPFFSISGSDFVEMFVGVGASRVRDLFENAKKNAPCIIFIDEIDAVGRQRGAGLGGGHDEREQTLNQLLVEMDGFDGNEGIIIVAATNRPDILDPALLRPGRFDRQITVGRPDVKGREAVLKVHARNKPLDDTVNMKALAQRTPGFSGADLENLLNEAALVAARRGKTKIDMADIDEATDRVIAGPAKTSRVISEKERNIVAFHEAGHVVVGLMLDDAEVVHKVTIVPRGQAGGYAVMLPKEDRYFMTKPELLDKVAGLLGGRVAEEIVLGEVSTGAHNDFQRATGIARSMVTEYGMSDKLGPMQFGSAQGGNVFLGRDFNSEQNYSESIAYEIDQEMQSIIKGQYERTRKILTEHRELLDLIATTLLEVETLDAEQINHLKDHGTLPDRPYERNGNGKVEEKSEEVDAESEKDTVNPDSTGAPADPSIADLPKENRGGDTTLPPIDEQRRD; this is encoded by the coding sequence ATGAATCGTATACTTCGATACTTTCTATTATACGGATTGATCTTCCTTGCAATCATGGGGATTTTCAGTTCACTAAATAATCCGAATCCGAAAACAAAAGAGATTCCAACGAATGAGTTCTATGAGGCTTTGGAAAAAGGCGATATTGAATCGATTTCGGTTCAACCAGTCGCTGGCGTTCTGACTGTCGAAGGGGTTATGAAAGGGTATGAGGAGGGTGAAAAGTTCACCACGAATATCCTCGCAAACGACACGACCATCACGGAAGAACTCCGTACAATTGATGCTGTCGGAAAAAAGAACAACCCAAAGTTCAATGTACAAAAAGCACCTGAAACAAGTGCTTGGGTTGCCTTCTTTACAGGCCTAGTTCCTTTCATCATTATTATCATCCTATTCTTCTTCTTGTTGAATCAAGCGCAAGGCGGCGGTGGCGGCCGTGTCATGAACTTCGGTAAGAGTAAGGCGAAGCTTCACTCGGATGACCGCAAGAAAGTCCGTTTTACAGATGTAGCGGGAGCGGATGAAGAGAAGCAGGAGCTTGAAGAAGTAGTTGATTTCCTAAAGGATTCACGTAAATTTGCTGAACTTGGGGCTCGTATTCCAAAAGGTATTTTGTTAGTCGGTCCCCCAGGTACTGGTAAGACACTTTTGGCGCGAGCAGTTGCTGGTGAAGCCGGCGTTCCTTTCTTCTCGATTTCCGGTTCGGATTTCGTTGAGATGTTCGTCGGGGTCGGTGCATCCCGTGTTCGTGACTTGTTTGAAAATGCGAAAAAGAATGCACCATGTATCATCTTCATCGATGAAATCGACGCAGTCGGGCGTCAACGTGGCGCCGGTCTCGGTGGCGGCCATGATGAGCGCGAACAGACATTGAACCAGCTCTTGGTTGAAATGGATGGCTTCGATGGAAATGAAGGGATCATCATCGTTGCGGCAACGAACCGTCCGGATATTTTGGACCCTGCATTACTACGTCCAGGACGTTTTGACCGCCAAATCACAGTCGGTCGTCCGGATGTAAAGGGCCGTGAAGCTGTACTTAAGGTGCATGCGCGAAATAAGCCGCTTGACGACACAGTCAATATGAAGGCACTTGCCCAACGTACACCAGGATTCTCTGGTGCTGATCTTGAGAACCTATTGAATGAGGCTGCGCTTGTAGCAGCAAGACGTGGTAAAACGAAGATTGACATGGCGGATATCGATGAAGCGACAGACCGTGTTATTGCAGGTCCTGCGAAAACGAGCCGTGTCATTTCTGAAAAGGAAAGAAATATTGTTGCATTCCACGAGGCGGGTCACGTTGTTGTCGGTCTGATGTTGGATGACGCTGAAGTCGTTCATAAAGTAACAATTGTTCCTCGGGGCCAAGCAGGTGGTTATGCTGTGATGCTTCCGAAAGAGGATCGTTACTTCATGACAAAACCGGAATTGCTTGATAAAGTTGCAGGTCTTCTTGGTGGCCGTGTGGCAGAGGAGATTGTACTTGGTGAAGTGTCTACGGGAGCGCATAACGACTTCCAACGAGCGACAGGCATTGCACGTTCCATGGTGACGGAGTACGGAATGAGCGATAAGCTTGGTCCGATGCAATTTGGCTCGGCGCAAGGCGGAAACGTATTCCTTGGCAGAGACTTCAATTCGGAGCAGAACTACTCTGAATCGATTGCTTACGAAATCGACCAGGAAATGCAAAGCATCATCAAGGGGCAATACGAACGCACAAGAAAAATCCTTACAGAGCACCGTGAGTTGCTTGATTTGATCGCAACAACACTTCTTGAAGTTGAAACGTTGGATGCTGAGCAAATTAACCACTTGAAAGACCATGGAACTTTGCCGGATCGCCCATATGAGCGGAACGGTAATGGTAAAGTGGAAGAGAAGTCGGAAGAAGTAGACGCGGAATCGGAAAAAGACACAGTCAACCCTGATTCAACCGGCGCACCAGCAGATCCATCCATTGCGGATTTGCCTAAGGAGAACCGTGGCGGCGACACAACCCTTCCTCCGATTGATGAACAAAGAAGAGACTGA